The DNA segment TCAGGTGTATATTGCCTGATATTAACCTCGTAAATGTTACTGCCATACATCCATTCTACCCGGTTAAACAAATCTGCCATAGCCATCAATTTTATTCGGTTACAAGATAAAGAATCAATAGTTTTAATGTGTATAAGATTTGGTACCGGAATTTTTTTTTGTTAACCGGCTGTTGAATAAGTATGGGGCTGTTGTTGTGTCACTCACTTGTACTGCAGAAGCTTTATGCAGCTTTACGAAGCAGGTTGGCACCTTTGCACCATACTTTATCCTGCACCTCAAACACAAACATCATGCAACAATACAACCGTAGAAAATTTATACAGCAAACAACAGGTTTGTTGGGCGCCGCATTTGCAGGTTCTCTTATGGGTTTTACAGCAAAAGACATCTTACTTTCTTTTTCTACACTCGGCTGTCCCGACTGGGGGTTTGAACAAATTACCAACTTTGCCCAGAGCAACAGTTTCAACGGCCTTGAAGTAAGAGGCATACTCAGGGAGATGGATCTTACCAAAAGCCCTGTTTTCAGCAAGGCCAATATTGCTGCAACAAAGACAATAATGCAGGATAAAAACCTGCGGTTTGTAAACCTTGGCTCATCTGCCACACTGCATTTTAAAGCGGCAGCAGACAGGCAGAAAAATATAGACGAGGGCAAACGGTTTATAGATCTTGCGCATGCAATAGATTGCCCTTACATACGTGTATTTCCGAATAACTTTCCAAAAGAGCAGGAGAAGCAGGAGACCATAGAACTTATTACAGATGGCTTGGCAACACTTGCTACTTACGCCAAAGGCAGCAACGTTACGGTACTTATGGAAACACATGGAGATATGGTGTGGGTTGCAGATATTCTAAGCATAATGAAAAATGCATCAGGTGCACATGCAGCACTTATCTGGGATGTAGCGAATATGTGGAATATTACCAAAGAACCGCCTGCAGAAGTATATCCTAAACTAAAACCCTATATAAAGCACACGCATATTAAAGACAATACACTTGATAATGATAAGATTTCGTACACACTCATGGGAAAAGGTGTAGTGCCCATTTTTGAAGCAATAGACCTGTTGCACAAAGACGATTATAAAGGTTACTACAGCTTTGAATGGGAGAAACTCTGGCATCCTGAAATTGATGCTCCGGAGATTGCCATTGCAGATTATGCAAAAACGATGCAGGCGCATTTTGGTTAATCTTTCGGCAACATAAGCTGTTGCAGTATTCTTATGTTGGCATCCTTTGCTGGCAAATCAGCATCGTTCGTTGTTTGGCCTTCAAAAGTTTGTGCAGCCCAGGCAAGGCTTTTATTACCGGGATATTTTTTTACCTGCTCATTCAGCCATTGTACCGCTTTTGTATGGTCGCCTTTTTTTTCATAAGCCCATGCAGTAACCAGGGCATTGGCGGGTAAAAAGTTGCGGACAGTATTGTCTACAAGCGGCATAAATGCAATTATTTTTTGCAATAATGCAGCTGTGTCTTTTGCATGGTTTTTAGTATAACATATGTACTGCATCCAGTCTTCCAGCCGGGTGTCTATATCATCATCGTAAGGTTTACCCACACCGAGATTCTCAGGCCATTTTCTTGCATCATTGATAAAAGTCAGTGCCTTTGTGTATGCGTGTTGATTCATAGCCGCTATTGCCTGCATCAGTTTTGCTTCCCTGTACAGTTCCCGTCCGTCTGTAGCGCCTTCAAAGGGAATGATATTTAGTTTGCTCAACAATACATCAACTTCTTTATACTTTTTATTCAGTAGTAATGTTTTGGCGTAAAGCATACCGATGATATAATTACCAGGGTGTGATTTGTAGTACGGTTCAACCAGGCTCAATGCTTCTGCCGGTTTATTGTGTGTTATGTAATATTCTCCGACCAGTTTATAATAGCGCCAGTGTTTATCCAGCGATAATGCTTTTTGCAGGTCTTGCAGGCTTTGCACCGTATCGTCTTTAAATATCGCGGCACGTGTTGCATACAACGGAGCAAAGGTGCTTTCATTGCCGCACTCCTGTAACAGTTTTTTACATTCGGCCACCCTGTTTCTGTCTTTGTAAATAAGTGCAAGGTGGTATTTTAATATCCAGTCCTGCTGTTGCTTTAATAACTGCTCCAGCACTGCACCGGTTTCCGATCTGAAGGGAAATGCAAGATTTGCATTGATCGTGCTGCAGTCAACCTTTGAATTGCTTAAGAATGCGAGCCAGTAACTGCTTTCGGCGTTTGCAGTACTTAATGAAAACACTTTGCCGGCGTCTTCTGTAAAGCCTGCATTGTAATACCATATACCTAGCTCTGCATAGGTTTCGTGTGGTAGTTCATTTTTCACAGATTGTAAAAATTGTTGTCTGTCGTTTTCATTGCCAAACCAGAGGTATTTTTCAAAACCTGCAAAATGATTCAATGGATCGAGGATAAGGATCGTATTGAGTTGTTGCATGGCTTTTTCACGGTTACCCTCCTTTCTGTATGCCAGCGCCTGTAGTTGTAAGGCATCCATATTGTAGCGGTTATAGTCAATAGCTCTGGTGGCATACCAGAGACTTTTCTCAACGTTTTGCTCTTTTAGATGAAGCCTGCTGAGTGCAGTGTAAGCAGCGCTTCTGTATTCACTTGAAAGGGTGGCTATGTCAAAACCATCTTTGGCATCTGCTGTGTGGCCTAATGCTGCATTTGCAAGTCCATAATAGTAGTTTGCGTCACCGGCATGTGTATCGATACTTAATGCCTTACGTGCATATTCAAGCGCTTCTTTATAACGCATACTACGATACATCAACGCTGTCATGTTTACCAGAGATGGAAAATAGTTGTGGTCTTTTTCAAGACTCGCCAATAACTTTTCCTCTGCATCTGCGTAATATTTTTGATCTATGTATTCTTTACCCTGTAAGCATAAACCATACGTTGAGTTCCAGTCAAAGTCTTTTGGCGTTTCTACAGGCCTGCTTAAGTTATTTGCAACAGGATCACTTTCGTGCACCATTTTTGTTTTCCCCAGTGTTGCTATTAATTTATCTGCATCGGCAGTTAGTTTAATTGAATCTGCAAATACCTGTAAAGGTTGTAGTTTAATTTGTTTTGAATATATAACATTGCCCGCCTGTTTTATGTTTATAACATCATCAATCATGGCAACAGGGGAGAAGTAAACCTTCAACCAACCATCTTCATAAGTAACATTCAACGCCCCATATTCATTAGCCTCTACAAAGCCGTTTATTTTCATTACCGGGTACCAGTACTCGGTCCATGTATCCGTTGCATAAGGTGCAAAGCTTAAATGTTTAAATGGTGTAAATGTGCTGCCGGCCGAGTTCTGATTGAACAACCTGCCAGACTGTACTTCCACATATTGTCCGTCTGTGTCAGTAAGTAGTTTATCCCAAATCATACCCTGGCGCGACAAGCCCCAGATCCATATTTTCTTGCCGGCTTTATCATCATGATTACCTACCCGGGCCATTCCATAATCATCGTTGTGCCAGTAAGCACCAAAGAAGTTTGTGTATTTGCCAAACACATGGTAAGATTTGTAGCCGCCGAAGTTGTTCTCTTCGTACCAGGAAATCTTTTTTCCGTTTGTTTTATTAATGGGCCAATTGGCGTATTCGCCTTCATGGCCAATATACTTTGTGCCGGGGTAAACAAATTCCAGATTGCCTGCTGCTTTCAGGCCGGCATTCATCCAGTGGTAATAAGGTTGTTCTGTTGGTGTGGAATTGTACCAGTTTACATTCGTGGTAAAATATGCCTTGTCTTTGGGTAAATTTACTTCCATGCGCCAGTTGCTGCGTGTCAACAGATCAAGCACGCCAATAATGCAGCTTACACTGCCATCGCTGTTGGTTTTTGTAATGTAGTCTACAGGCGTTGCGCAGTTGGGCGTGTGGCCAATTATACCAAAGTTGGCTTCCAGTCCGCCGCTTGTCCATGGCCCGCGCATGGCAACATCCCTGAATTTAATAACATGATTGTTATATAAAAATTCTTTGCCCGTTTTCTTTTCGGTTGCGCTCCAGATTTTACCGCCTATTTCCGGCAGAATCATCAGCTTGATATAATCATTTTCCAGTTCAATTACTTTCCATTGTTTTTGTACAGGCGTGTCTGTAAAACCATCAAACCTGAAATATGGATAAACCGGAGACAGCAGCGGTATAGGATTGGGATCTGAGAAAGGATATGTGATAAATGGCTTATTGTATTCTCTAATCA comes from the Panacibacter microcysteis genome and includes:
- a CDS encoding sugar phosphate isomerase/epimerase family protein, whose product is MQQYNRRKFIQQTTGLLGAAFAGSLMGFTAKDILLSFSTLGCPDWGFEQITNFAQSNSFNGLEVRGILREMDLTKSPVFSKANIAATKTIMQDKNLRFVNLGSSATLHFKAAADRQKNIDEGKRFIDLAHAIDCPYIRVFPNNFPKEQEKQETIELITDGLATLATYAKGSNVTVLMETHGDMVWVADILSIMKNASGAHAALIWDVANMWNITKEPPAEVYPKLKPYIKHTHIKDNTLDNDKISYTLMGKGVVPIFEAIDLLHKDDYKGYYSFEWEKLWHPEIDAPEIAIADYAKTMQAHFG
- a CDS encoding DUF5107 domain-containing protein, with the translated sequence MKRCLLFCLLASMTHITVAQQPSVIREYNKPFITYPFSDPNPIPLLSPVYPYFRFDGFTDTPVQKQWKVIELENDYIKLMILPEIGGKIWSATEKKTGKEFLYNNHVIKFRDVAMRGPWTSGGLEANFGIIGHTPNCATPVDYITKTNSDGSVSCIIGVLDLLTRSNWRMEVNLPKDKAYFTTNVNWYNSTPTEQPYYHWMNAGLKAAGNLEFVYPGTKYIGHEGEYANWPINKTNGKKISWYEENNFGGYKSYHVFGKYTNFFGAYWHNDDYGMARVGNHDDKAGKKIWIWGLSRQGMIWDKLLTDTDGQYVEVQSGRLFNQNSAGSTFTPFKHLSFAPYATDTWTEYWYPVMKINGFVEANEYGALNVTYEDGWLKVYFSPVAMIDDVINIKQAGNVIYSKQIKLQPLQVFADSIKLTADADKLIATLGKTKMVHESDPVANNLSRPVETPKDFDWNSTYGLCLQGKEYIDQKYYADAEEKLLASLEKDHNYFPSLVNMTALMYRSMRYKEALEYARKALSIDTHAGDANYYYGLANAALGHTADAKDGFDIATLSSEYRSAAYTALSRLHLKEQNVEKSLWYATRAIDYNRYNMDALQLQALAYRKEGNREKAMQQLNTILILDPLNHFAGFEKYLWFGNENDRQQFLQSVKNELPHETYAELGIWYYNAGFTEDAGKVFSLSTANAESSYWLAFLSNSKVDCSTINANLAFPFRSETGAVLEQLLKQQQDWILKYHLALIYKDRNRVAECKKLLQECGNESTFAPLYATRAAIFKDDTVQSLQDLQKALSLDKHWRYYKLVGEYYITHNKPAEALSLVEPYYKSHPGNYIIGMLYAKTLLLNKKYKEVDVLLSKLNIIPFEGATDGRELYREAKLMQAIAAMNQHAYTKALTFINDARKWPENLGVGKPYDDDIDTRLEDWMQYICYTKNHAKDTAALLQKIIAFMPLVDNTVRNFLPANALVTAWAYEKKGDHTKAVQWLNEQVKKYPGNKSLAWAAQTFEGQTTNDADLPAKDANIRILQQLMLPKD